In Brassica rapa cultivar Chiifu-401-42 chromosome A06, CAAS_Brap_v3.01, whole genome shotgun sequence, a single window of DNA contains:
- the LOC103828126 gene encoding TNF receptor-associated factor homolog 1a isoform X1, with protein sequence MLETSNEDCGSGQSSEEENLNRQRRYLEALAEWRSSDQVENGFPSTWPPNWDIDDGSKHSELYGKHTWKIEKYSEINKPELRSDVFDAGGYKWYISIYPQGSDVCNYPALLLCLANHAEIPPGCSHFVQYTLALVNKDPKKSIYFDSLNRLKKLEHYWDWDKLIELPKLQEGYIDDLDSLIIKAQVQVIREKIDRPFRCLSSQYRRELLRVYLPYVENICWQFMEVERIKLFNLMQDNEKWESFSSFWLRLDQNTRRKMSREKMDVVLNIAAKFFFVLRQGTSTLMMDSLYSGWKTIEDETKKKKNRQRQMDNVELPAGPAPIVSVDQDMFVLVDDLLVLMKRTVMAPLSIKEENGSQNPSKVWDFGEEYSEEAIVRDESRLTEVGRRTMEMLVLTHIYGSKVEVAYKEHTAWEMQEELIREEEEEWLAESKHKAKRGTTEKERKSKKKQAKKKKNNKKEKRKEEKARSQTEERDTEEEESVRVKTESPAEKPDTLGESMPVPCELDAPEIHNPPSENTSGGRGRSSSISIPSGGSSISIPSGVAERKYTSVYSDESVRSYKGNVSNRQNKIWRIKGKTQPRNVSGANSSATETENQPSRHASNPKSQSHSSETRRVGEAAVVISPIQEAQNPREHHPVTKDGGTVLTQEKSPAVFSPPKASPWNLPSARSPLSDQQASQSRDIEFQTVGSRAALQNTTSPIPPSMSTRPLRAPTFLRKPAAPRTSATSFARSMSSTGPVSAPTHTQTYIPQSYKNAVVGSDHSSSQSTGTSALLSISNHSGFPINVASAEVPWTGGSSSSRDTSATNISGNHRMNPVSTSMRQNDAQIRRPAQSLMTDEFPHLGIINDLLEEEPVLMDATSGYRLPQWLSDVYSYLADVGISGRYRSYSEHMSGSSSSSSSFSLYGNGQSANMATRSQNDAFYLPYL encoded by the exons ATGTTGGAGACTAGTAATGAAGACTGTGGATCAGGACAATCATCAGAGGAAGAGAATTTAAATAGACAAAGAAGATATTTAGAAGCACTTGCGGAGTGGCGTTCGTCTGATCAAGTTGAGAATGGGTTTCCTTCGACGTGGCCTCCCAACTGGGACATTGATGATG gATCAAAACATTCTGAACTATATGGGAAACATACTTGGAAGATTGAGAAATATTCAGAAATCAACAAACCTGAGCTCCGCAGTGATGTTTTTGATGCTGGGGGATACAAATG GTATATTTCAATATATCCACAAGGGTCTGATGTTTGCAACTATCCCGCTTTGCTTCTCTGTCTTGCAAACCATGCAGAAATTCCTCCGG GCTGCAGTCATTTTGTTCAGTATACTTTAGCTCTTGTGAATAAAGATCCAAAGAAATCGATATATTTTG ATTCACTAAACAGGTTAAAAAAGCTGGAGCATTACTGGGACTGGGATAAGCTTATAGAGTTACCTAAATTACAGGAAGGGTACATTGATGATTTGGACTCTCTTATCATTAAAGCTCAAGTTCAGGTGATCAG AGAGAAAATCGACAGACCTTTCCGCTGCCTTTCTAGTCAGTACAGGAGGGAACTTCTTAGGGTATATTTGCCATATGTAGAGAACATTTGCTGGCAGTTTATGGAAGTGGAAAGAATCAAACTTTTTAACCTGATGCAAGACAATGAAAAATGGGAAAG CTTTAGTTCCTTCTGGTTACGGCTGGACCAAAACACAAGGCGTAAGATGTCTCGAGAAAAAATGGATGTGGTTCTAAATATAGCTgcaaaattcttctttgtcttgaGGCAAGGTACATCCACTTTGATGATGGATTCCTTGTACAGTGGGTGGAAGACTATTGAAGACGaaactaagaagaagaaaaataggCAGAGACAAATGGATAACGTAGAATTGCCAGCAGGCCCCGCTCCAATTGTTAGTGTGGACCAAGACATGTTTGTATTAGTGGATGATCTGTTAGTACTCATGAAGAGGACTGTTATGGCGCCATTGTCTATAAAAGAGGAAAATGGTTCTCAAAACCCTTCGAAG GTGTGGGATTTTGGAGAGGAATACAGTGAAGAAGCCATAGTGCGTGATGAGAGTCGTTTAACTGAGGTTGGTAGGCGGACTATGGAGATGCTTGTTCTTACACATATATACGG CAGCAAGGTTGAAGTTGCATACAAAGAACATACTGCATGGGAAATGCAAGAAGAACTTATTcgcgaagaagaggaagagtgGCTGGCAGAAAGCAAACACAAGGCAAAAAGAGGAACAAccgaaaaagagagaaaatctAAGAAGAAACAG gcgaaaaagaagaagaacaacaaaaaggagaaaaggaaagaagagAAAGCGAGATCCCAAACGGAAGAAAGGGATACTGAGGAAGAGGAAAGTGTGAGAGTGAAAACAGAATCACCAGCTGAGAAACCTGACACACTTGGAGAGAGCATGCCTGTTCCTTGTGAATTAGATGCCCCTGAGATTCACAATCCCCCATCAGAAAACACTAGTGGAGGCAGAGGAAGAAGCAGTTCCATATCAATCCCTAGTGGAGGCAGTTCCATATCTATCCCTAGTGGAGTTGCAGAAAGAAAGTATACCTCAGTTTATTCTGATGAATCTGTCCGATCATACAAAGGGAATGTTTCAAACAGGCAAAACAAGATTTGGCGTATAAA AGGAAAAACGCAACCAAGAAACGTATCTGGTGCCAACAGCTCAGCCACTGAAACAGAGAACCAACCTTCAAGACATGCATCGAACCCTAAGAGTCAAAGCCATTCTTCTGAGACACGCAGAGTTGGTGAAGCTGCCGTGGTTATCTCTCCCATCCAGGAAGCACAGAACCCTAGGGAGCATCATCCTGTTACCAAG GATGGTGGCACGGTTTTGACGCAAGAGAAAAGCCCTGCTGTGTTTTCCCCACCCAAAGCTTCTCCCTGGAATCTCCCATCTGCGAGGTCACCTTTGTCAGATCAACAAGCATCACAATCTCGAGATATTGAGTTCCAAACTGTGGGTTCTAGAGCCGCTCTACAGAATACTACTTCCCCAATACCTCCTTCTATGTCAACAAGGCCTTTGCGTGCTCCTACATTCCTTCGAAAGCCAGCTGCACCTCGAACCTCAGCAACGTCCTTTGCTCGTTCAATGAGCTCAACAGGCCCTGTAAGTGCCCCGACACATACTCAAACTTATATTCCTCAATCCTATAAAAACGCCGTAGTTGGTTCCGACCACTCAAGCTCTCAGTCGACGGGAACAAGCGCATTGCTCTCAATATCTAATCACTCTGGCTTCCCTATCAACGTTGCCTCGGCGGAGGTTCCGTGGACTGGTGGTTCAAGCTCAAGCAGAGATACAAGTGCAACAAATATCAGCGGGAATCATAGAATGAACCCTGTAAGTACTAGCATGAGGCAAAACGATGCTCAGATTAGGAGACCAGCACAGAGTCTGATGACCGATGAGTTCCCTCATCTCGGTATCATCAATGATCTGCTCGAAGAAGAACCTGTTTTGATGGACGCAACTAGCGGATACCGTTTGCCACAATGGTTGAGCGACGTGTACTCATATCTTGCGGATGTGGGGATCTCTGGCAGGTATAGGAGTTACAGTGAACACATGTCaggttcatcatcttcttcttcttctttttcgttGTATGGGAACGGCCAGAGTGCGAATATGGCTACGAGGAGCCAGAACGATGCATTCTACTTACCCTACCTTTGA
- the LOC103828126 gene encoding TNF receptor-associated factor homolog 1a isoform X2 gives MLETSNEDCGSGQSSEEENLNRQRRYLEALAEWRSSDQVENGFPSTWPPNWDIDDGSKHSELYGKHTWKIEKYSEINKPELRSDVFDAGGYKWYISIYPQGSDVCNYPALLLCLANHAEIPPGCSHFVQYTLALVNKDPKKSIYFDSLNRLKKLEHYWDWDKLIELPKLQEGYIDDLDSLIIKAQVQVIREKIDRPFRCLSSQYRRELLRVYLPYVENICWQFMEVERIKLFNLMQDNEKWESFSSFWLRLDQNTRRKMSREKMDVVLNIAAKFFFVLRQGTSTLMMDSLYSGWKTIEDETKKKKNRQRQMDNVELPAGPAPIVSVDQDMFVLVDDLLVLMKRTVMAPLSIKEENGSQNPSKVWDFGEEYSEEAIVRDESRLTEVGRRTMEMLVLTHIYGKVEVAYKEHTAWEMQEELIREEEEEWLAESKHKAKRGTTEKERKSKKKQAKKKKNNKKEKRKEEKARSQTEERDTEEEESVRVKTESPAEKPDTLGESMPVPCELDAPEIHNPPSENTSGGRGRSSSISIPSGGSSISIPSGVAERKYTSVYSDESVRSYKGNVSNRQNKIWRIKGKTQPRNVSGANSSATETENQPSRHASNPKSQSHSSETRRVGEAAVVISPIQEAQNPREHHPVTKDGGTVLTQEKSPAVFSPPKASPWNLPSARSPLSDQQASQSRDIEFQTVGSRAALQNTTSPIPPSMSTRPLRAPTFLRKPAAPRTSATSFARSMSSTGPVSAPTHTQTYIPQSYKNAVVGSDHSSSQSTGTSALLSISNHSGFPINVASAEVPWTGGSSSSRDTSATNISGNHRMNPVSTSMRQNDAQIRRPAQSLMTDEFPHLGIINDLLEEEPVLMDATSGYRLPQWLSDVYSYLADVGISGRYRSYSEHMSGSSSSSSSFSLYGNGQSANMATRSQNDAFYLPYL, from the exons ATGTTGGAGACTAGTAATGAAGACTGTGGATCAGGACAATCATCAGAGGAAGAGAATTTAAATAGACAAAGAAGATATTTAGAAGCACTTGCGGAGTGGCGTTCGTCTGATCAAGTTGAGAATGGGTTTCCTTCGACGTGGCCTCCCAACTGGGACATTGATGATG gATCAAAACATTCTGAACTATATGGGAAACATACTTGGAAGATTGAGAAATATTCAGAAATCAACAAACCTGAGCTCCGCAGTGATGTTTTTGATGCTGGGGGATACAAATG GTATATTTCAATATATCCACAAGGGTCTGATGTTTGCAACTATCCCGCTTTGCTTCTCTGTCTTGCAAACCATGCAGAAATTCCTCCGG GCTGCAGTCATTTTGTTCAGTATACTTTAGCTCTTGTGAATAAAGATCCAAAGAAATCGATATATTTTG ATTCACTAAACAGGTTAAAAAAGCTGGAGCATTACTGGGACTGGGATAAGCTTATAGAGTTACCTAAATTACAGGAAGGGTACATTGATGATTTGGACTCTCTTATCATTAAAGCTCAAGTTCAGGTGATCAG AGAGAAAATCGACAGACCTTTCCGCTGCCTTTCTAGTCAGTACAGGAGGGAACTTCTTAGGGTATATTTGCCATATGTAGAGAACATTTGCTGGCAGTTTATGGAAGTGGAAAGAATCAAACTTTTTAACCTGATGCAAGACAATGAAAAATGGGAAAG CTTTAGTTCCTTCTGGTTACGGCTGGACCAAAACACAAGGCGTAAGATGTCTCGAGAAAAAATGGATGTGGTTCTAAATATAGCTgcaaaattcttctttgtcttgaGGCAAGGTACATCCACTTTGATGATGGATTCCTTGTACAGTGGGTGGAAGACTATTGAAGACGaaactaagaagaagaaaaataggCAGAGACAAATGGATAACGTAGAATTGCCAGCAGGCCCCGCTCCAATTGTTAGTGTGGACCAAGACATGTTTGTATTAGTGGATGATCTGTTAGTACTCATGAAGAGGACTGTTATGGCGCCATTGTCTATAAAAGAGGAAAATGGTTCTCAAAACCCTTCGAAG GTGTGGGATTTTGGAGAGGAATACAGTGAAGAAGCCATAGTGCGTGATGAGAGTCGTTTAACTGAGGTTGGTAGGCGGACTATGGAGATGCTTGTTCTTACACATATATACGG CAAGGTTGAAGTTGCATACAAAGAACATACTGCATGGGAAATGCAAGAAGAACTTATTcgcgaagaagaggaagagtgGCTGGCAGAAAGCAAACACAAGGCAAAAAGAGGAACAAccgaaaaagagagaaaatctAAGAAGAAACAG gcgaaaaagaagaagaacaacaaaaaggagaaaaggaaagaagagAAAGCGAGATCCCAAACGGAAGAAAGGGATACTGAGGAAGAGGAAAGTGTGAGAGTGAAAACAGAATCACCAGCTGAGAAACCTGACACACTTGGAGAGAGCATGCCTGTTCCTTGTGAATTAGATGCCCCTGAGATTCACAATCCCCCATCAGAAAACACTAGTGGAGGCAGAGGAAGAAGCAGTTCCATATCAATCCCTAGTGGAGGCAGTTCCATATCTATCCCTAGTGGAGTTGCAGAAAGAAAGTATACCTCAGTTTATTCTGATGAATCTGTCCGATCATACAAAGGGAATGTTTCAAACAGGCAAAACAAGATTTGGCGTATAAA AGGAAAAACGCAACCAAGAAACGTATCTGGTGCCAACAGCTCAGCCACTGAAACAGAGAACCAACCTTCAAGACATGCATCGAACCCTAAGAGTCAAAGCCATTCTTCTGAGACACGCAGAGTTGGTGAAGCTGCCGTGGTTATCTCTCCCATCCAGGAAGCACAGAACCCTAGGGAGCATCATCCTGTTACCAAG GATGGTGGCACGGTTTTGACGCAAGAGAAAAGCCCTGCTGTGTTTTCCCCACCCAAAGCTTCTCCCTGGAATCTCCCATCTGCGAGGTCACCTTTGTCAGATCAACAAGCATCACAATCTCGAGATATTGAGTTCCAAACTGTGGGTTCTAGAGCCGCTCTACAGAATACTACTTCCCCAATACCTCCTTCTATGTCAACAAGGCCTTTGCGTGCTCCTACATTCCTTCGAAAGCCAGCTGCACCTCGAACCTCAGCAACGTCCTTTGCTCGTTCAATGAGCTCAACAGGCCCTGTAAGTGCCCCGACACATACTCAAACTTATATTCCTCAATCCTATAAAAACGCCGTAGTTGGTTCCGACCACTCAAGCTCTCAGTCGACGGGAACAAGCGCATTGCTCTCAATATCTAATCACTCTGGCTTCCCTATCAACGTTGCCTCGGCGGAGGTTCCGTGGACTGGTGGTTCAAGCTCAAGCAGAGATACAAGTGCAACAAATATCAGCGGGAATCATAGAATGAACCCTGTAAGTACTAGCATGAGGCAAAACGATGCTCAGATTAGGAGACCAGCACAGAGTCTGATGACCGATGAGTTCCCTCATCTCGGTATCATCAATGATCTGCTCGAAGAAGAACCTGTTTTGATGGACGCAACTAGCGGATACCGTTTGCCACAATGGTTGAGCGACGTGTACTCATATCTTGCGGATGTGGGGATCTCTGGCAGGTATAGGAGTTACAGTGAACACATGTCaggttcatcatcttcttcttcttctttttcgttGTATGGGAACGGCCAGAGTGCGAATATGGCTACGAGGAGCCAGAACGATGCATTCTACTTACCCTACCTTTGA
- the LOC103827968 gene encoding zinc finger protein 5, with protein MECERSSSSTSSETGAVLHHRSSSSVSTVTRRMYECTFCKRGFTNAQALGGHMNIHRRDRLNKATKLQNDADSALSGSRRCFHVASSDRGVYEQVDSVVLRTTTNLSLPVGSMVTRRENVVVEGDEIDLELRLGL; from the coding sequence ATGGAGTGTGAGAGATCATCGTCGTCCACTTCATCAGAGACCGGAGCCGTTCTTCACCATCGTTCTTCTTCGTCGGTCTCCACCGTGACGAGACGAATGTATGAGTGCACTTTCTGCAAAAGAGGTTTCACGAACGCACAAGCTTTAGGTGGTCACATGAACATCCATCGACGTGACCGTCTCAACAAGGCGACCAAGCTGCAAAACGACGCTGACTCAGCACTCTCCGGTTCTCGAAGATGTTTCCACGTGGCATCTTCCGATCGTGGAGTCTATGAGCAAGTAGACTCCGTCGTCTTGAGGACGACCACAAACTTGAGCTTACCAGTTGGATCGATGGTTACAAGGAGAGAAAACGTCGTCGTTGAAGGAGATGAAATCGATTTGGAGCTACGTCTTGGCTTATGA